The following proteins are encoded in a genomic region of Methanomicrobiales archaeon HGW-Methanomicrobiales-1:
- a CDS encoding cell division protein, with protein sequence MRVFFIGFGQAGGKIVDMFIEQDRKLGTNSFRGIAVNTARTDLMGLKNIEMKDRILIGQTMVKGHGVGTDNVTGARVTADEIDSIISAIDMRGTHDVDAFVIVAGLGGGTGSGGSPVLARHLKRIYREPVYALGIIPAPEEGRLYSYNAARSLTTLVNEADNTFIFDNSAWKNEGESVKTAFNRLNNEVVRRFSVLFRAGEVSKYGVGEMVVDSSEIINTLRGGGITSVGYAISEVMSKSTKDKRGIFGGLKDKFGPKKEANEEVLMGEDKSAKIVSLVRRAMLGRLTLPCDYSTAERALVLIAGPPNEMDRKGIEKAKSWVEENIAGVEVRGGDYPVNSEYIAVVVMLATVGNAPRIKELLDIAKETKEDVIKSKEKKSNMFEEGIDPLFE encoded by the coding sequence ATGCGTGTATTTTTCATAGGATTCGGCCAGGCGGGCGGTAAAATTGTTGATATGTTTATCGAGCAGGATAGGAAGCTCGGTACCAACAGTTTCAGAGGCATTGCCGTCAACACTGCCCGAACCGATCTGATGGGATTAAAAAATATCGAGATGAAGGACCGGATTCTTATCGGTCAGACAATGGTGAAAGGGCATGGTGTAGGCACCGACAACGTGACCGGAGCCCGTGTCACTGCCGATGAAATTGACAGTATCATCAGCGCGATTGATATGAGAGGCACTCATGATGTGGATGCATTTGTCATTGTTGCGGGCCTTGGAGGAGGCACTGGTTCTGGTGGTTCGCCGGTCCTTGCCCGCCATCTCAAGCGCATCTATCGTGAACCTGTGTATGCTTTAGGGATTATTCCGGCACCCGAAGAAGGCAGGCTCTATTCTTATAATGCGGCAAGAAGCCTGACCACCTTGGTAAACGAGGCCGACAATACCTTTATTTTTGATAACAGTGCCTGGAAAAATGAAGGGGAAAGTGTAAAAACTGCGTTCAACCGTTTGAATAATGAAGTTGTCCGCCGTTTTAGTGTTCTCTTCCGGGCAGGAGAAGTCAGTAAATACGGTGTTGGTGAGATGGTGGTCGACTCAAGTGAGATCATCAACACCCTCCGTGGCGGTGGGATTACCTCTGTTGGTTATGCGATCAGCGAAGTTATGAGTAAAAGCACGAAAGACAAACGCGGGATCTTCGGGGGTTTAAAAGACAAGTTCGGTCCAAAGAAAGAGGCCAACGAGGAAGTCCTCATGGGAGAGGATAAGTCTGCAAAGATTGTCTCTCTCGTGCGTCGTGCGATGCTGGGAAGACTTACTCTCCCCTGCGATTACTCCACCGCGGAACGTGCACTGGTTCTCATTGCCGGGCCTCCGAATGAGATGGACAGAAAAGGTATTGAGAAAGCAAAGAGCTGGGTAGAGGAAAATATTGCGGGTGTTGAGGTACGTGGCGGCGATTACCCGGTGAACAGTGAATATATTGCCGTAGTTGTGATGCTGGCTACCGTTGGTAATGCCCCGAGAATCAAAGAGCTTCTTGATATCGCAAAAGAAACAAAAGAAGATGTTATAAAGTCAAAGGAGAAAAAATCGAATATGTTTGAGGAAGGTATTGATCCGCTATTCGAGTGA
- a CDS encoding 30S ribosomal protein S10: protein MQKARIRLTGTDFNKVEMVCDKIREIAERTGVNLAGPIPLPTKRLVVPIRKSPDGEGTATWDRWQMRVHKRLIDIDADERALRQLMRIQVPKDIGIEIVLES from the coding sequence ATGCAGAAAGCCAGAATTCGCCTGACAGGTACAGACTTTAATAAAGTAGAGATGGTCTGTGACAAAATCCGTGAGATTGCAGAACGCACAGGAGTGAATCTGGCCGGTCCGATACCGCTCCCAACCAAACGGTTGGTTGTTCCAATCCGCAAGAGCCCTGATGGTGAAGGGACTGCCACATGGGACCGCTGGCAGATGCGTGTGCACAAACGCCTCATTGATATCGATGCAGATGAGCGTGCACTCCGCCAGCTCATGCGCATTCAGGTGCCAAAGGATATCGGCATTGAGATAGTTTTAGAGAGTTGA
- a CDS encoding TIGR03663 family protein gives MQQAACISEKIKNFFTFNRIFILILLISIFVRFWTLDLKLLHHDEAIHSWFSYELLTKGTWIYDPSYHGPFLYYVTAGMFSAFGDSDLVARLLPALFGTLLIPLAYCIYRIGYINKNQTLIVALFIAVSPDMVYFSRFLRHDIFMLFFTFLLLVALLYYFERGQLRFAIIAAVAMAGALSCKEEMPVILLIFASFFTFAIWRGSLTLPATWKRDLVFGLLLAITIMSLLYTGFGNHPETLVGQNPQLSVQGAHFEMNTTGWYKAIDHWTAMHNEQRLGGPFYFYIPFYLLYELPIFILAIIGTLQFILAGIDLSQAFRRLKNIILTRRLTRTTSDLAETSLYQLQNPRPGYSKSDEFFRFCIYWMILTMAFYAYVGEKVPWLVIPQLLPMCFVAAYKLNWQKIVFALVGCIFLVVMTWHVAFIPVDINEPIVQVQNSEDMREVMQLIDASDNVVIASKDYWPLPWYYRGDRWNKVKFYGNRSDEKTLTEKNPGVIILHDSESYPVIDGYDKKTYKLSYWFSFYDNDKRFADYYLHRDGKMGSINLDVFTIQKPA, from the coding sequence GTGCAGCAAGCCGCATGCATATCAGAAAAAATTAAAAATTTTTTCACTTTTAACAGAATTTTTATTTTAATCCTTCTTATATCAATATTTGTTCGATTCTGGACCCTTGATCTCAAACTGCTCCACCACGATGAAGCAATTCATTCATGGTTCTCCTATGAATTGCTCACAAAAGGCACATGGATATACGATCCGAGTTACCATGGGCCATTTCTCTATTATGTCACTGCAGGCATGTTCTCTGCGTTTGGAGATTCCGATCTGGTAGCCCGGTTGCTTCCTGCACTCTTTGGCACCCTGTTAATCCCTCTGGCTTATTGCATTTATCGCATAGGCTATATCAATAAAAACCAGACCCTTATCGTTGCACTATTTATTGCAGTATCGCCGGATATGGTGTATTTCTCCCGCTTCCTGAGACACGACATATTCATGCTCTTTTTCACATTTCTTCTTCTGGTTGCCCTCCTGTATTATTTTGAACGAGGACAACTCCGATTTGCCATAATCGCAGCTGTAGCGATGGCAGGGGCACTGAGTTGCAAGGAAGAGATGCCGGTCATCCTCCTGATCTTTGCCTCGTTTTTCACCTTTGCCATCTGGCGAGGTAGCTTAACCTTACCTGCTACCTGGAAACGAGATCTTGTATTCGGATTACTCCTTGCAATAACAATAATGAGTCTGCTCTATACCGGATTTGGAAACCATCCTGAAACGCTGGTAGGACAGAACCCTCAGCTTTCAGTCCAGGGTGCTCATTTTGAGATGAATACCACCGGCTGGTACAAAGCCATAGACCATTGGACTGCCATGCACAACGAGCAGCGTCTTGGGGGTCCGTTTTATTTCTATATCCCCTTCTACCTCCTGTATGAACTGCCGATCTTTATCCTTGCCATCATAGGTACACTTCAGTTCATCCTAGCGGGAATTGATCTCTCTCAAGCATTCAGACGGTTGAAAAATATAATTTTGACACGCAGACTCACCCGGACAACAAGCGATCTTGCCGAAACAAGTCTGTATCAGCTGCAAAATCCCCGCCCGGGTTATTCCAAATCGGATGAGTTTTTCCGGTTCTGTATCTACTGGATGATCCTGACTATGGCATTCTATGCCTATGTAGGGGAGAAGGTCCCCTGGCTGGTCATCCCCCAGCTCCTCCCTATGTGTTTTGTCGCAGCGTATAAGCTGAACTGGCAGAAGATCGTATTTGCCCTGGTTGGCTGTATCTTCCTTGTTGTCATGACCTGGCACGTTGCATTCATTCCCGTAGATATCAATGAACCGATTGTCCAGGTTCAGAACTCTGAAGACATGCGTGAGGTGATGCAGCTTATCGATGCATCCGATAATGTAGTCATTGCATCGAAGGATTACTGGCCACTACCGTGGTATTATCGTGGCGATCGCTGGAACAAGGTAAAATTCTATGGCAACCGGTCTGATGAAAAGACCCTGACGGAAAAAAATCCCGGTGTAATTATTCTTCATGATAGCGAAAGTTATCCAGTTATTGATGGTTATGATAAAAAAACCTACAAACTGAGTTACTGGTTCTCATTCTACGACAATGATAAAAGATTTGCAGATTACTATCTTCACCGGGATGGCAAGATGGGGAGTATTAACTTAGATGTCTTTACCATCCAAAAACCAGCATAA
- the rpl7ae gene encoding 50S ribosomal protein L7ae (multifunctional protein; binds C/D boxes of sRNAs and guides RNA post-transcriptional modification; also binds KT-15 motif in 23S rRNA) — protein sequence MSKGYVKTQAPEELQNKALEALEVARDTGKIKKGSNEATKAIERGIAALVLIGADVEPEEIVMHLAPLCEEKKIPYIFINKQNDVGAASGLDVGSAAAAIVKPGKAKETIDDLAKQLTALKA from the coding sequence ATGTCAAAAGGTTACGTTAAAACACAAGCTCCAGAAGAGCTTCAGAACAAGGCTCTTGAAGCCCTTGAAGTTGCACGAGACACCGGTAAGATCAAGAAAGGCTCCAACGAAGCAACCAAGGCCATTGAGCGCGGTATCGCAGCTCTCGTTCTTATTGGTGCAGATGTCGAACCCGAAGAGATCGTCATGCACCTTGCACCCCTCTGCGAAGAGAAGAAGATCCCCTATATCTTCATCAACAAGCAGAACGATGTCGGCGCAGCAAGCGGTCTCGATGTCGGATCGGCAGCCGCAGCAATTGTCAAGCCCGGCAAGGCAAAAGAAACGATCGACGACCTTGCAAAGCAGCTGACCGCGCTGAAGGCGTGA
- the tuf gene encoding translation elongation factor EF-1 subunit alpha, which translates to MASDKPHMNLAVIGHIDHGKSTTVGRMMFETGAVPAHIIEGYRKEAATKGKATFEFAWVMDNLKEERERGITIDIAHKRFDTAKFYFTVVDCPGHRDFVKNMITGASQADAAILVVAAPDGVMDQTKEHVFLARTLGITQIIIAINKMDAVKFDEKRFNEVKKDLSDLIKMVGYKPEETLFIPISSLGGQNIKVNSPEMAWYKGLALIPALDTFKEPAKPTEKPFRLPIQDVYSISGIGTVPVGRVETGIMKKGMKVSFMPANKDGEIKSIEMHHEEIPQALPGDNIGFNVRGIAKGEIRRGDVCGPAEAPPTVADEFTAQIVVLQHPSALTVGYTPVFHCHTTQTACTFMELQKKLDPRTGQTKEENPTFLKSGDAAIVVIKPTKPMVIENIKELPQLGRFAVRDMGTTIAAGMCIAIKAKQMR; encoded by the coding sequence ATGGCATCTGACAAGCCCCACATGAATCTGGCTGTTATCGGACACATCGACCACGGAAAGTCAACTACCGTTGGTAGAATGATGTTCGAGACTGGTGCAGTACCTGCACATATCATCGAAGGTTACCGAAAGGAGGCTGCAACCAAGGGTAAGGCCACCTTTGAATTTGCATGGGTTATGGACAACTTAAAGGAAGAACGTGAGAGAGGTATCACCATTGATATCGCCCACAAGCGTTTCGATACAGCCAAGTTCTACTTTACCGTTGTGGACTGCCCAGGACACAGAGACTTCGTCAAGAACATGATCACCGGTGCATCACAGGCTGATGCAGCAATTCTCGTGGTAGCAGCCCCAGATGGTGTCATGGACCAGACGAAGGAGCACGTATTCCTTGCCCGTACACTCGGCATTACGCAAATCATCATCGCCATCAACAAGATGGATGCAGTAAAATTCGATGAGAAGCGGTTCAACGAGGTCAAGAAGGATCTTTCCGATCTTATCAAGATGGTAGGGTACAAACCTGAAGAGACTCTTTTCATCCCGATCAGTTCACTTGGCGGCCAGAATATCAAGGTAAACAGCCCCGAGATGGCCTGGTACAAAGGCCTCGCACTCATACCGGCACTTGACACATTCAAGGAACCCGCAAAACCAACTGAAAAACCGTTCCGTCTTCCAATTCAGGATGTCTACAGCATCAGCGGTATCGGCACTGTGCCGGTTGGCCGTGTTGAAACGGGTATCATGAAGAAGGGAATGAAAGTTTCCTTCATGCCTGCCAACAAGGACGGAGAAATCAAGTCCATTGAGATGCACCACGAAGAGATTCCGCAGGCATTACCCGGTGACAACATCGGGTTCAACGTCCGTGGTATCGCAAAAGGCGAAATCCGCCGTGGCGATGTCTGTGGACCCGCAGAGGCACCACCAACTGTTGCTGATGAATTCACTGCACAGATTGTCGTGCTCCAGCACCCCAGTGCACTGACCGTTGGGTACACCCCGGTCTTCCACTGCCACACCACCCAGACTGCCTGCACGTTCATGGAACTCCAGAAGAAACTTGACCCCCGCACCGGCCAGACCAAAGAAGAGAACCCGACGTTCCTCAAGAGTGGCGATGCAGCAATTGTTGTTATCAAACCAACAAAGCCGATGGTCATCGAAAATATCAAGGAACTCCCCCAGCTGGGCCGGTTCGCAGTCCGGGATATGGGAACAACTATTGCCGCTGGCATGTGTATAGCCATCAAGGCAAAACAAATGAGATAA
- a CDS encoding amine oxidase, translated as MKIGIIGGGLTGLVAAHALSREHEVEVFEKMPFLGGCLSSYSIDNYWIERYYHHCFSTDTHLFSLIRELGLSEKLEWKTGTSGYYASKKIYPLNTPVEILRYPELSITDKAQLTYLTFTAKKADLAALDAIPADQYIIKHLGANVYTSFFEPLLKSKFGEQREKVSAAWLLSRIAIRSNRGVSGENLGYLNGGFHHLIDALEQSIERNGGKIRKQQPVSSIIHENGYWAINDNRYDAVISTIPPQELMKMGGPEMQTVPYQGAACMTLAMDREVTHGIYWLNMKDAAPYGAVVTHTNFISRERYGEHIVYLASYFSGTVPTQLDRRMLDDFCNRFSVAPAEIHWHKMAIDPLAGPVYTTGYRSLIPAYEQKGLYMAGMFSQPNYPERSMEGSIRAGLDIAACINNRGAHDGS; from the coding sequence ATGAAGATCGGGATTATCGGGGGGGGATTGACCGGGCTTGTCGCAGCCCATGCTCTATCGAGAGAACATGAGGTTGAAGTTTTTGAAAAAATGCCCTTCCTTGGAGGGTGCCTTTCATCTTATTCCATCGACAATTACTGGATCGAGCGCTACTATCATCATTGTTTTTCCACGGATACGCATCTTTTTTCCCTTATTCGTGAACTGGGGTTGTCGGAAAAACTCGAATGGAAAACCGGGACAAGCGGCTATTACGCCAGTAAAAAAATTTATCCGCTAAATACACCTGTCGAGATCCTGCGTTATCCCGAACTCTCCATTACTGACAAAGCCCAACTTACGTACCTCACATTTACCGCAAAAAAAGCTGATCTCGCAGCATTGGATGCCATCCCGGCAGACCAGTATATCATCAAACATCTTGGAGCAAATGTCTACACATCGTTTTTCGAACCCCTCCTCAAGAGTAAATTCGGAGAACAAAGAGAGAAAGTATCTGCAGCATGGCTTTTGAGCCGGATCGCCATCCGCTCAAACCGGGGTGTATCCGGAGAAAATCTCGGCTACCTTAACGGCGGTTTTCATCATCTCATCGATGCCCTTGAGCAATCCATTGAAAGAAATGGTGGAAAAATCAGGAAACAACAACCAGTTTCATCGATTATCCACGAAAATGGATACTGGGCAATAAATGATAACCGGTACGATGCAGTTATCTCAACGATCCCACCGCAGGAGCTCATGAAAATGGGGGGGCCTGAAATGCAAACGGTTCCTTACCAGGGAGCCGCATGCATGACCCTTGCCATGGACCGGGAAGTGACCCATGGGATATACTGGCTGAACATGAAGGACGCTGCTCCCTACGGGGCTGTCGTTACCCATACTAACTTCATTTCAAGAGAGCGTTATGGCGAGCATATCGTATACCTTGCATCATATTTTTCCGGGACCGTCCCGACTCAGTTAGACCGCCGTATGCTCGATGACTTCTGCAACCGGTTCTCTGTTGCCCCGGCAGAGATCCACTGGCATAAAATGGCGATTGATCCCCTGGCAGGTCCAGTCTACACAACCGGCTACCGATCGCTTATCCCCGCCTATGAGCAAAAAGGGCTCTATATGGCGGGAATGTTTTCCCAGCCAAATTACCCGGAGCGGAGTATGGAAGGATCCATCCGGGCCGGACTGGATATTGCAGCGTGTATAAACAACCGGGGTGCCCATGACGGGTCCTGA
- a CDS encoding 50S ribosomal protein L24e, producing MVEQHVCTFCGVQLEPGTGKMYVKKDGSVMYFCSSKCQNNHKLGRVPRRVEWTVAGKKALGKK from the coding sequence ATGGTAGAACAACACGTCTGCACATTCTGCGGAGTTCAGCTTGAGCCCGGCACCGGCAAAATGTACGTCAAGAAAGACGGGTCAGTCATGTATTTCTGCAGCTCGAAATGCCAGAACAACCACAAACTCGGCAGGGTTCCCCGCCGTGTTGAGTGGACCGTTGCCGGCAAGAAAGCCTTAGGCAAGAAGTGA
- a CDS encoding phosphatidylglycerophosphatase A: MFEIEQRLRDNGITLEDIVDAAMGLYVSHGMPEEEAAAEIMRKIKKYLADPNVSSLLLGAILLEDELYNKRKNSEIADDPVFLLSDEIIGMAIAECIGGTYARFEFTRYDQKKPGILAKLGPFLDDAVAGLIAGCTSRLYSECI, from the coding sequence ATGTTTGAAATTGAACAGCGGTTGCGCGATAACGGCATCACGCTTGAAGATATTGTGGATGCTGCCATGGGACTTTACGTTTCCCACGGTATGCCAGAAGAGGAGGCAGCCGCGGAGATCATGCGCAAAATAAAGAAATATTTGGCAGATCCGAACGTATCCTCACTTCTTCTTGGCGCGATACTCCTTGAAGACGAGCTTTACAATAAACGAAAAAATTCAGAAATTGCCGATGACCCGGTCTTTTTACTGAGCGATGAAATCATCGGCATGGCTATCGCAGAATGTATCGGGGGTACCTATGCACGGTTTGAATTTACCCGGTATGACCAGAAAAAACCCGGAATCCTTGCAAAACTCGGACCATTTCTCGATGATGCGGTCGCCGGATTGATCGCAGGGTGCACATCCCGTCTCTACAGCGAATGCATATGA
- a CDS encoding TIGR00303 family protein codes for MRMGFLSEIPDVTFKKPLFCAILGNTLLSTVPGVSGAGSSPDNTLLTPILDAELVVHGAITSHPIKPNTPTGCPTPASITRSMMELTRLQPLFINAGLRHSPTVPCIDVYGEIGDDPRFHNAVPRAQALFEQGKLIGKTLSDFSDLLVIGECVPGGTTTALCVLRALGYNASVSSSFIDNPVTRKEEICQIALARIKADNITAPLDVLKYSGDPMMPVAAGIACTYTGHLLLAGGTQMLAVSAIIKAMGLHLPSVVTTSYVKDDPSANVEQIARQIGVKIFYVDPGFGDIGHSGLARYCIGEVKEGMGAGGAMCLAHLLGHSPDEIRAKILSTVSAYS; via the coding sequence ATACGTATGGGATTCCTTTCCGAAATACCGGATGTTACGTTTAAAAAACCGCTCTTCTGCGCCATTCTCGGAAATACCCTGCTCTCCACGGTTCCGGGAGTATCGGGTGCAGGATCAAGCCCTGATAATACCCTGCTGACTCCCATTCTGGATGCGGAACTCGTTGTTCATGGAGCAATAACAAGCCATCCCATAAAACCAAACACCCCCACGGGCTGTCCGACACCGGCATCCATCACCCGTTCGATGATGGAATTAACCCGGTTGCAACCACTGTTCATAAATGCCGGGCTCCGACACTCTCCCACTGTCCCCTGCATCGATGTGTATGGGGAGATTGGAGATGATCCCCGGTTTCATAATGCAGTTCCCCGGGCACAAGCCCTGTTTGAACAGGGAAAATTGATCGGAAAGACTCTTTCTGATTTCAGCGATCTTCTTGTCATAGGTGAATGTGTGCCCGGCGGGACAACCACCGCGCTCTGTGTACTGCGTGCACTCGGGTACAATGCTTCGGTGAGCAGCAGTTTTATTGACAATCCGGTTACCCGGAAAGAAGAGATCTGCCAGATAGCGCTGGCGCGTATCAAGGCTGACAATATCACCGCGCCACTGGATGTACTGAAATATTCCGGAGATCCAATGATGCCGGTGGCGGCAGGAATTGCCTGCACCTATACCGGGCATCTTCTCCTCGCAGGCGGTACCCAGATGCTTGCGGTGAGTGCAATAATTAAGGCAATGGGATTACATCTCCCCTCTGTAGTCACAACTTCCTACGTGAAGGATGATCCCTCGGCCAATGTTGAGCAGATCGCCCGGCAGATTGGGGTAAAAATATTCTATGTTGACCCTGGTTTTGGGGATATCGGACATTCTGGTCTTGCACGGTATTGCATTGGGGAAGTAAAGGAAGGAATGGGTGCTGGCGGGGCGATGTGTCTTGCGCATCTTCTTGGGCACTCCCCGGATGAGATCCGGGCAAAAATCCTGAGTACGGTGAGTGCCTACAGCTGA
- the cobS gene encoding adenosylcobinamide-GDP ribazoletransferase, producing MKVLRSLLQFTTILPLGRPQDLELFARHSYLYPIAGYVIGALVALPVFFITNQTIAAAVAIALIMLISGVHHFDGLLDFGDGLMAHGDSEKRIKALTDRYIGAGGVAAGIVITLLLFSGLQASTFLVFAIIIGEVCAKFSMSLLTVYGTPFRQGIHSYLHQFSQPHFPLIAAILCAPLFFMPIAPLKVMGAFLAALICPAVMLLISNRLFGGVNGDVVGATNEITRACAILALVII from the coding sequence ATGAAGGTACTCCGTTCCCTCCTGCAGTTCACGACAATTCTTCCGCTAGGTAGACCGCAGGATCTCGAGTTATTTGCCCGCCATTCATATCTCTACCCTATAGCGGGGTATGTCATTGGGGCACTTGTCGCACTGCCGGTTTTTTTTATTACAAACCAGACAATTGCAGCGGCGGTTGCCATTGCCCTGATCATGCTGATATCAGGTGTCCATCATTTTGACGGGCTCCTCGATTTCGGTGACGGGTTAATGGCGCATGGAGATAGTGAAAAACGGATCAAGGCACTTACGGACCGTTATATTGGAGCTGGGGGGGTCGCTGCAGGAATCGTGATCACACTCCTTCTGTTCTCCGGATTACAGGCATCAACTTTTCTTGTGTTTGCTATTATAATTGGAGAAGTCTGTGCAAAATTTTCAATGTCACTACTTACCGTATACGGTACGCCATTCAGACAAGGTATTCACAGTTATCTCCACCAGTTTTCGCAACCTCATTTCCCCCTCATTGCTGCAATCTTGTGTGCGCCACTTTTCTTCATGCCCATTGCTCCTCTCAAAGTGATGGGTGCCTTCCTGGCAGCACTCATATGCCCGGCAGTCATGCTCCTTATTTCAAACCGTTTGTTCGGAGGAGTAAATGGGGATGTTGTTGGTGCCACAAATGAGATTACCCGGGCTTGTGCTATTCTGGCACTGGTGATAATCTGA
- a CDS encoding glycosyl transferase, producing MTGPEISAIIPVYNDRISLEIALPRSIEILQTITSEFEIIVAEDGSNDGSAEYVQTYAKRDGRVRLLHSDSRLGRGKALNRAIRDAKGSIVCYYDVDLATDMRHLPELIAAIREGAIISTGSRLMPASDIVRTGGREIASRTYNFLVRLFLGSRVFDHQCGFKGFKKTYIIPLLPAIKANHWFWDTELLVRAQRKGYRVAEFPVRWRAGKGTTVKIKDVFEMGSSILDLWWQIHVQKD from the coding sequence ATGACGGGTCCTGAAATTTCGGCAATCATCCCCGTATATAATGACCGGATATCCCTTGAGATTGCCCTCCCGCGATCGATTGAGATTCTCCAGACAATAACGAGCGAGTTTGAGATTATTGTTGCTGAAGACGGGAGTAATGACGGGAGTGCAGAATATGTCCAGACCTATGCAAAACGGGACGGGCGGGTACGACTTCTCCACAGTGACAGCCGTCTCGGGAGAGGAAAAGCACTTAACCGGGCGATCCGCGATGCAAAAGGGTCAATTGTCTGTTATTATGATGTTGATCTCGCTACCGATATGCGTCATCTTCCCGAGCTGATTGCAGCGATCCGCGAGGGGGCAATTATCTCAACAGGATCACGACTAATGCCCGCAAGTGATATTGTCCGGACTGGGGGCCGGGAGATTGCAAGCCGGACGTACAATTTCCTAGTAAGACTTTTTCTCGGCAGCAGGGTTTTTGATCACCAATGCGGGTTCAAGGGTTTTAAGAAAACGTACATCATTCCCCTCCTGCCAGCAATAAAAGCAAATCACTGGTTCTGGGATACCGAGCTCCTTGTCCGGGCGCAACGCAAGGGTTACCGGGTTGCTGAATTCCCGGTTCGCTGGCGTGCAGGCAAGGGGACAACAGTAAAAATCAAAGATGTCTTTGAGATGGGGTCATCAATCCTGGATCTCTGGTGGCAGATACATGTACAAAAAGATTAG
- a CDS encoding lysylphosphatidylglycerol synthetase yields the protein MYKKISAILVPTILAIGIIAFMLYRVWGDLIEALQHMVPEYLAAGIIICLAAWWLRGWRYHSILKSLNYSVSITVATACIFVSQTVNLIVPARLGDFVRVFILKHDYNTTYSEGVSSLVVERVFDIITIALLGAVSLLFVIHVRSEFYVIIFVPIIAGILFFIVLLCVGKCSSENKYIQIILTMLHEIKRASLTLKSIVLLGSSSLVIWMLDILVCYAVVLMFQQQIPFAIIVLAIVIGNLVKAVPITPGGIGTYELSLAITFGLAGISPAVATLIAVIDHLIKNIVTFAGGVISIFFFGDWVIPSIKDAWNSKFGGEDTSGR from the coding sequence ATGTACAAAAAGATTAGTGCAATTCTTGTTCCTACGATTCTCGCCATCGGTATCATCGCATTTATGCTCTACCGCGTATGGGGAGACCTCATTGAAGCACTCCAGCATATGGTGCCTGAATACCTGGCAGCAGGAATTATTATCTGCCTTGCCGCATGGTGGTTGAGAGGCTGGCGGTACCATTCCATCCTTAAAAGTCTCAACTATTCGGTCAGCATAACGGTTGCAACCGCATGTATCTTTGTGAGCCAGACGGTCAACCTGATTGTTCCGGCACGGTTGGGCGATTTTGTTCGGGTGTTCATCCTGAAGCATGATTACAACACCACCTACTCAGAAGGTGTTTCATCCCTGGTCGTGGAACGGGTTTTTGATATCATTACAATCGCCCTTCTCGGTGCAGTTTCACTCCTGTTCGTAATCCATGTGCGTTCAGAATTTTATGTTATAATATTCGTCCCGATCATTGCTGGAATTCTTTTTTTTATCGTTTTGCTGTGCGTTGGGAAATGTTCCTCAGAAAACAAATATATCCAGATCATCCTTACCATGCTTCACGAAATCAAGCGGGCTTCCCTCACCCTGAAATCCATTGTGTTGCTGGGAAGTTCTTCGCTGGTTATCTGGATGCTCGATATCCTTGTCTGCTATGCTGTTGTTCTGATGTTTCAGCAGCAGATTCCCTTTGCAATTATTGTTCTTGCGATTGTGATTGGTAACCTCGTAAAAGCGGTTCCCATTACCCCGGGGGGAATTGGTACCTATGAACTTTCGCTTGCCATCACCTTCGGGCTGGCAGGGATTTCCCCGGCAGTTGCCACTCTTATTGCGGTGATCGACCATCTGATCAAAAATATTGTCACCTTTGCCGGGGGAGTTATCTCGATCTTTTTCTTCGGGGACTGGGTTATTCCCAGCATAAAAGATGCATGGAACTCAAAATTCGGTGGAGAGGATACTTCTGGCCGTTGA
- a CDS encoding 30S ribosomal protein S28e → MAEDATPAEVIEVVGSTGMHGEAMQVKCRILDGNNKGRIITRNTVGPIREGDVIMLLETEREAKKMSRR, encoded by the coding sequence ATGGCAGAAGATGCAACGCCAGCCGAAGTGATCGAGGTAGTTGGCTCAACCGGTATGCACGGTGAGGCAATGCAGGTCAAATGCCGTATCCTCGACGGCAACAACAAGGGCAGGATCATCACCCGCAATACGGTTGGTCCCATCCGCGAAGGAGATGTCATTATGCTCCTCGAAACCGAGCGCGAAGCAAAGAAAATGTCGAGGCGGTAA